The proteins below are encoded in one region of Myxococcales bacterium:
- a CDS encoding serine/threonine protein kinase: MASEPPLVPAIPTPLAAGGYVGRYQLVTQIAKGGMAVVWLASRQRRSGEREVVALKTLLPNLSADLSFVHMFLDEARLLSEIRHPNVVSIRDVGMHGDIPFVALEWVEGDSLSALLRTMSAKGKEVPLSIALRIVGEACLGLHNAHELRDKNGELVNLVHRDVSPANIMLSSSGDVKLIDFGVAKASERLAEVTRTGVLKGKVSYMAPEQVLRLSPDRRTDVWAAGVVLYRLISSRLPYEGDIATVVRQIKFGEPLPPLPPGTPRAVAEIVHRAMSREPQDRFDSAADMRRAIQYAYAEVCSPVPKDQFAAFVVSNLGTVIHERRAALAKALGVQTG, from the coding sequence ATGGCGTCGGAGCCGCCGCTGGTGCCTGCGATCCCAACACCTCTCGCGGCGGGTGGATACGTGGGCCGCTACCAGCTGGTCACGCAGATCGCAAAGGGCGGCATGGCTGTGGTGTGGCTGGCATCCCGGCAACGCCGCAGCGGCGAGCGCGAGGTGGTCGCGCTGAAGACTCTGTTACCGAACCTGTCGGCGGACCTGTCCTTCGTTCACATGTTCCTGGACGAGGCGCGCCTGCTGTCGGAGATCCGCCACCCGAACGTGGTCTCGATCCGCGACGTGGGTATGCACGGCGACATTCCGTTCGTCGCGCTCGAGTGGGTCGAGGGGGATTCGCTGAGCGCGTTGCTCAGGACCATGAGCGCCAAGGGCAAAGAGGTCCCGCTGTCGATTGCCCTGCGCATCGTCGGCGAGGCGTGCTTGGGACTGCACAACGCCCACGAGCTGCGCGACAAGAACGGTGAGCTCGTCAACCTGGTGCATCGCGACGTCTCGCCGGCCAACATCATGTTGAGCTCGTCCGGCGACGTGAAGCTGATCGACTTCGGCGTGGCGAAGGCATCCGAGCGTTTGGCCGAGGTGACCCGAACCGGCGTGCTCAAGGGCAAGGTGAGTTACATGGCACCGGAGCAGGTGCTGCGCTTGTCACCTGACCGGCGCACCGACGTGTGGGCGGCGGGGGTGGTGCTCTACCGCCTGATTTCCAGCCGATTGCCCTACGAAGGTGACATTGCGACGGTGGTTCGCCAGATCAAGTTCGGCGAGCCTTTGCCGCCGCTTCCCCCGGGGACACCGCGCGCGGTGGCGGAGATCGTGCATCGCGCCATGTCGCGTGAGCCGCAAGATCGCTTCGATTCAGCCGCGGACATGCGGCGCGCGATCCAGTACGCCTACGCCGAGGTCTGCTCGCCCGTTCCCAAGGACCAGTTTGCCGCGTTCGTGGTTTCGAATCTCGGGACGGTGATCCACGAGCGGCGCGCGGCGCTGGCCAAGGCGCTCGGCGTTCAGACCGGCTGA
- a CDS encoding site-specific DNA-methyltransferase, with translation MSASPTFHVARQDAVAWLQTLPTASADLIITDPAYESLEKHRAVGTTTRLKRSKASSNDWFHIFPNARFPALFSELYRVLANHRHLYMFSDQETMFVVKPIAEQVGFKFWKALIWDKESLGMGYHYRSRHELILFFEKGKRRLADLSIADVLRCPRIRGGYPAEKPTALSEILIRQSTDPGALVLDPFTGSGSVGVAAAALGRNFRGTDVCEEAVRTAEARLAEAGAQRDDSM, from the coding sequence ATGTCAGCGTCGCCCACGTTCCACGTCGCACGACAAGACGCGGTCGCTTGGCTCCAGACCCTGCCGACCGCGAGCGCGGATCTGATCATCACCGACCCTGCCTACGAGTCGCTGGAGAAACACCGCGCTGTCGGCACGACGACTCGGCTCAAGCGCAGCAAGGCCAGCAGCAACGACTGGTTTCACATCTTCCCCAACGCGCGCTTCCCGGCGCTCTTCAGCGAGCTGTACCGCGTGCTCGCGAACCATCGCCACCTCTACATGTTCTCGGATCAAGAGACGATGTTCGTGGTGAAGCCCATCGCGGAGCAGGTTGGCTTCAAGTTCTGGAAGGCCTTGATCTGGGACAAAGAGAGCTTGGGCATGGGGTACCACTACCGCTCACGCCATGAGCTCATCTTGTTCTTCGAGAAGGGCAAGCGCCGGCTCGCCGATCTGTCAATCGCCGACGTGCTCCGCTGCCCGCGCATCCGCGGCGGTTACCCCGCCGAGAAACCAACCGCGCTTTCGGAGATCCTGATCCGCCAGAGCACCGACCCGGGAGCTCTGGTGCTGGATCCGTTCACGGGCTCGGGATCGGTCGGCGTCGCCGCCGCCGCCCTGGGCCGGAATTTTCGCGGCACCGACGTGTGTGAAGAGGCGGTTCGGACGGCTGAAGCACGCCTCGCCGAAGCGGGTGCCCAGCGAGACGACAGCATGTAG